One stretch of Paenibacillus sp. AN1007 DNA includes these proteins:
- a CDS encoding redox-sensing transcriptional repressor Rex, which translates to MKSDKISEAVVRRLPVYLRYLNELVQREVTTVSSQELGQRLDLNPAQIRKDLAYFGDFGRKGIGYDVSYLIEKIRHILKIDQQINVALVGAGNLGQALSNYNAYLKDNMKIVAIFDAFGPKIGSKINSLTVQPMEELAAAVQKDNIRIGIITVPDTEAQNVADQLIESGIEAILNFAPTILKTPSHVRIHHADFTTDLLSLAYYLENGKEEESDDNNE; encoded by the coding sequence ATGAAATCGGATAAAATTTCGGAAGCGGTAGTACGGCGTCTGCCCGTATATTTGCGTTATCTTAACGAGTTGGTTCAGCGTGAGGTGACCACAGTTTCTTCACAGGAGCTTGGACAGCGATTGGATCTGAATCCGGCCCAGATTCGCAAGGACCTGGCTTATTTTGGTGATTTTGGCCGTAAAGGAATCGGGTATGACGTTTCTTATCTGATCGAGAAGATTCGTCACATTTTGAAGATTGACCAGCAGATTAATGTGGCTCTGGTTGGAGCGGGTAATCTAGGACAAGCGTTGTCCAACTACAATGCTTACTTGAAAGACAATATGAAGATTGTTGCTATTTTTGATGCGTTCGGACCGAAGATTGGCAGTAAGATTAACAGTCTGACTGTCCAGCCGATGGAAGAGCTTGCAGCAGCGGTACAAAAAGATAACATTCGCATCGGGATTATTACGGTTCCGGATACGGAAGCTCAGAACGTCGCGGATCAGCTGATTGAATCGGGAATCGAGGCAATTCTGAATTTTGCACCAACGATTCTAAAAACACCATCACATGTTCGTATCCATCACGCTGACTTTACAACAGATCTGCTCAGTTTGGCTTATTATTTAGAAAACGGGAAGGAAGAAGAGTCTGATGACAACAACGAATAG
- the dinG gene encoding ATP-dependent DNA helicase DinG: MKFAVLDFETTGTQSDGEIIQAGLAIIDHDYSITQIYSSYVNPGVPIPPFITGLTGITEEDVADAPSLEEMMMEMVPLLDDVVLVGHNVAFDFHFLQNALDRCGYLPFTGRILDTIDFLKITFPSLGSYQLGYVSAEFGFEHDRPHQADSDALATAHVLLKCLDELRELPLITIQRLSDLFAPEDSDLGWFFDGLRAEKEADPIQDLDGHTYYRQLALNVSDWTEIGAPRDEREANPLEGVSFDQFMDQVRDNLKETLDHYEEREAQTQMFSSVRQALDEEKHLLLEAGTGTGKSLGYLLPAIYESVKQEQKVMVSTHTINLQEQLRERDIPMLTQVVPFPFKASVFKGRGHYLCLRKFEHKINKREFATPKEDYFTAAQMIVWLTQTETGDDEELNLSARGGDFWETVQSESESCLGRSCPWFRKCFYHRAKHEAGLSDIVITNHSKLFTDVKAAHQLLPAYESLVIDEAHHLEDVAGKHLGLHMKYFTLVHTLTRLFKDSRNGQLPMLRSQLSGHENAVQWGSMVDQMFPLAVEVKEMWDRLSDALFGLLPERSDASPGETGQFSLRLKASQKPAKWQELQELENQIYVTLGDLVRKGDKLLLEVKEDQDDYQSDSLITDITGLLKDLTTLKENLRFFMRMDDAKTVYWMEASGQFRSKSLQLYAVPVDVSAQLKEMFFDKKKSVVLTSATLSVDKSFQFMIEQLGLQEASDNNRLLTSMLPSPFNYREQALLVIPRDFPSLKGSVGDAHFVQMLVQSLAETAIATQGRMMVLFTSYKMLRQVYEPLKEALSGNDISLLGQGVDSGNRSKLTRRFQDAKAAVLLGTSSFWEGVDIPGEALTCLAIVRLPFQPPNHPLLEAKSELLQEQKKNPFMKMSVPQAVIRFKQGFGRLVRTGKDRGIVIVYDTRVIEAYYGKYFLYSLPGPKMEHMLTEQMVPRIAEWLDRPIVNENDSIL, encoded by the coding sequence ATGAAATTTGCCGTTTTGGATTTCGAAACAACCGGCACGCAGTCCGACGGTGAGATTATACAGGCCGGACTTGCCATCATAGATCATGACTACAGCATAACTCAAATATATAGTTCTTATGTAAATCCGGGTGTGCCTATTCCGCCGTTCATTACAGGGCTGACCGGAATTACAGAAGAAGATGTAGCGGATGCTCCATCCCTCGAAGAGATGATGATGGAGATGGTACCGCTTCTTGACGATGTGGTTTTGGTAGGCCATAACGTTGCATTTGATTTTCATTTTTTGCAGAATGCGCTGGACCGCTGCGGGTATTTACCGTTTACGGGTCGTATTCTGGATACCATTGATTTCTTGAAAATAACATTTCCTTCGCTGGGTTCCTATCAGCTCGGGTATGTATCAGCCGAATTCGGATTTGAGCATGACCGTCCTCATCAGGCGGATAGTGATGCCTTGGCAACCGCTCATGTGCTTCTCAAATGTCTGGATGAGCTGCGGGAGCTTCCGCTGATTACCATTCAGCGGCTTAGCGATCTGTTTGCGCCGGAAGACAGCGACCTTGGCTGGTTTTTTGACGGGCTTCGTGCCGAGAAGGAAGCAGACCCGATACAGGACCTCGATGGACATACGTATTATCGTCAACTCGCGCTTAATGTTAGCGACTGGACGGAGATCGGAGCGCCACGTGATGAGAGAGAAGCGAATCCGCTGGAAGGTGTCAGCTTTGATCAGTTTATGGATCAGGTAAGAGACAACCTCAAAGAGACGCTGGATCATTACGAAGAACGTGAAGCTCAGACACAGATGTTCAGCAGCGTACGACAGGCGCTGGACGAAGAGAAACATTTATTGCTGGAAGCCGGAACAGGAACCGGAAAATCACTGGGATACCTTTTGCCTGCCATTTATGAAAGTGTCAAACAGGAGCAGAAGGTGATGGTAAGCACCCACACCATTAACCTGCAGGAGCAGCTGCGCGAACGGGATATTCCGATGCTGACGCAGGTGGTTCCGTTTCCGTTTAAAGCATCGGTGTTCAAGGGCAGAGGTCATTACCTGTGTCTGCGTAAATTCGAGCACAAGATTAATAAACGGGAATTTGCCACGCCTAAAGAGGACTACTTCACCGCAGCCCAAATGATTGTATGGCTCACACAGACCGAGACGGGTGATGATGAAGAATTAAACCTCAGTGCACGCGGAGGCGATTTCTGGGAGACGGTACAGAGTGAATCCGAGTCCTGTCTCGGCAGATCCTGTCCGTGGTTCCGCAAGTGCTTCTATCATCGTGCCAAACATGAAGCAGGACTTTCTGACATCGTGATTACCAATCACTCGAAGCTGTTTACTGACGTGAAGGCTGCCCATCAGCTGCTGCCCGCGTATGAAAGTCTGGTTATTGATGAGGCGCATCATCTGGAAGATGTAGCAGGTAAACATCTGGGTCTTCATATGAAGTACTTCACCCTTGTTCACACGCTGACCCGCTTGTTCAAAGACAGCCGCAACGGTCAGCTGCCGATGCTGCGTTCTCAGCTGTCCGGACATGAAAATGCGGTGCAGTGGGGTTCTATGGTGGATCAAATGTTCCCGCTTGCCGTTGAGGTTAAGGAGATGTGGGACCGTCTGAGCGACGCTTTGTTTGGCCTGCTGCCGGAACGCAGTGATGCTTCACCAGGTGAAACCGGGCAGTTCTCCCTTCGTTTGAAGGCTTCGCAGAAACCTGCGAAATGGCAGGAGCTGCAGGAACTGGAGAACCAAATCTATGTGACCCTTGGTGACTTGGTGCGCAAAGGGGATAAGCTGCTGCTTGAAGTGAAAGAGGATCAGGACGATTATCAGTCTGACAGTTTAATTACGGATATCACCGGGCTGTTAAAGGATCTGACGACATTAAAGGAGAATTTAAGATTCTTCATGCGTATGGACGATGCCAAGACGGTGTATTGGATGGAGGCCAGCGGCCAGTTCCGCAGCAAATCACTGCAGCTGTATGCTGTTCCTGTAGATGTAAGTGCACAGCTGAAAGAGATGTTTTTTGATAAAAAGAAAAGCGTTGTGCTTACGTCGGCTACGCTGTCCGTGGATAAGTCATTCCAATTCATGATTGAACAGCTTGGCCTGCAGGAAGCTTCCGACAATAACCGCCTTCTTACATCCATGCTGCCTTCACCGTTCAATTATAGGGAACAGGCCTTGTTAGTCATTCCGCGTGATTTTCCAAGTCTGAAAGGCAGTGTAGGAGATGCTCACTTTGTACAGATGCTGGTACAGTCCCTTGCCGAGACGGCGATTGCGACACAGGGACGTATGATGGTGCTGTTCACCTCATACAAAATGCTGAGACAAGTGTATGAGCCGTTGAAGGAGGCTTTATCCGGGAATGATATCTCCCTATTGGGCCAAGGCGTTGACAGCGGTAACCGTTCCAAGCTCACACGAAGATTCCAGGATGCCAAAGCGGCAGTTCTGCTGGGTACGAGCAGCTTCTGGGAAGGGGTAGATATTCCAGGTGAAGCCCTCACTTGTCTCGCAATCGTAAGGCTGCCGTTTCAGCCGCCTAACCATCCGCTTCTGGAAGCAAAGAGTGAACTGCTGCAGGAGCAGAAAAAAAATCCGTTTATGAAAATGTCTGTCCCTCAGGCCGTCATCCGGTTCAAACAGGGATTTGGCCGGTTGGTTCGGACAGGCAAGGATCGGGGGATCGTTATCGTGTATGATACGCGAGTAATTGAAGCTTATTATGGCAAGTACTTCCTGTATTCCTTACCTGGACCCAAAATGGAGCATATGCTGACAGAACAGATGGTTCCGCGTATCGCCGAATGGCTGGATCGTCCCATCGTGAATGAAAATGATTCGATTTTGTAA
- the panD gene encoding aspartate 1-decarboxylase: protein MFRTLMKSKIHRATVTEANLNYVGSITIDEDLMETSDLMENEKVQIVNNNNGARLETYVIPGPRGSGVICLNGAAARLVQPGDTVIIISYAMMSQEEANAHQPTVVFVDGQNKPVQTMKKEVHATIL, encoded by the coding sequence TTGTTTAGAACATTAATGAAATCGAAGATTCACCGTGCTACCGTAACGGAAGCCAATTTGAACTATGTGGGAAGCATTACCATTGATGAAGACCTGATGGAAACATCTGACTTGATGGAAAATGAAAAAGTGCAAATTGTAAACAATAACAACGGTGCACGGCTTGAAACTTATGTAATCCCGGGTCCGCGCGGCAGTGGCGTGATTTGTCTGAACGGAGCCGCAGCGCGTCTTGTGCAGCCTGGAGATACTGTCATTATCATTTCCTATGCGATGATGTCCCAGGAAGAAGCGAATGCGCATCAACCAACCGTGGTGTTCGTGGACGGTCAGAACAAGCCGGTGCAGACGATGAAAAAGGAAGTTCACGCCACGATTCTGTAA
- a CDS encoding tetratricopeptide repeat protein, which yields MFQHVFAEMNDMLDEIIKGYPSAEGLDKQELQHKWNLLKRMSDGMLDEWLMFEEKMSQLREQELEKPASLEPEQQAVTSLPELHLECFSRGQGYFKLQMYPQAIDQFSQVVDDYPDSALARFYLALAYLSLEQMSESEAHLEQIMLLNGSARLKGLVCNVLGCIQAKRYNLDAAWSLFAQALQYDPTLTEPLYNMEVCRLNRGKLQYANQLTALN from the coding sequence ATGTTCCAGCATGTTTTCGCCGAAATGAACGACATGTTAGATGAAATTATCAAGGGCTATCCTTCCGCTGAGGGTCTGGACAAACAGGAGCTGCAGCACAAATGGAATCTGCTCAAACGCATGAGTGACGGGATGCTGGATGAATGGCTGATGTTTGAAGAGAAAATGAGCCAGCTTCGGGAGCAGGAGCTTGAAAAGCCGGCTTCACTTGAGCCGGAGCAGCAGGCCGTCACGTCGCTGCCTGAGCTTCATCTGGAATGTTTCAGCCGTGGACAGGGGTATTTCAAGCTGCAGATGTATCCGCAGGCGATCGACCAATTTTCACAGGTCGTGGATGATTATCCGGATAGTGCCCTAGCCCGGTTTTATCTCGCGCTCGCTTACTTAAGTCTGGAGCAGATGTCCGAATCTGAAGCTCATTTAGAGCAGATTATGCTGCTGAACGGATCAGCAAGGCTAAAGGGTCTTGTCTGTAATGTCCTCGGCTGTATTCAAGCCAAGCGGTACAATCTGGACGCAGCATGGTCGCTGTTTGCTCAAGCCCTTCAGTATGACCCGACGTTGACCGAACCTCTGTACAACATGGAAGTATGCAGGCTGAACAGAGGTAAACTGCAATATGCAAATCAGCTGACTGCCCTCAATTAA
- a CDS encoding CCA tRNA nucleotidyltransferase, with amino-acid sequence MVVQWTQADAEMAKQSERVLTQLNTHGFEAYWVGGCVRDELLGWAVDDMDITTSASPEQVMALFEDCIPTGLQHGTVTVRAGGYYFEVTTFRTESDYRDNRRPAAVQFVQDIKEDLQRRDFTMNALAMDVNGTLVDPFGGQTDIKQELVRCVGLAVERFGEDALRMLRCVRFASVFNFRIAYNTWKGFVHQRELLQHIAMERVRTEMVKMMAGPHPLKGLELLFRSRALEYVKAPVDSSRFNKDLLAGLEHLSGDHVLLRWTCLLLAGGYNREEADKLLRNWTFSNEQRSRITGVLQVEQLVTAFVEQDEEDNKLRESWIESELACGAQAADDWLMLQEELPKRWRDLSEQVEARLAKVQAFAAGWSRSIPVHEIKELEITGEQVLQLVDRKGGPWLGQLMKHLLRETAVGNITNQHEALRAEVRRVAADDQA; translated from the coding sequence GTGGTGGTTCAATGGACTCAAGCAGATGCCGAAATGGCAAAACAAAGTGAGCGCGTACTCACTCAATTGAATACACACGGTTTCGAGGCTTATTGGGTTGGCGGCTGTGTCCGTGATGAATTACTGGGGTGGGCTGTCGATGATATGGATATTACAACCTCTGCTTCACCCGAGCAGGTCATGGCACTATTTGAAGATTGTATTCCTACGGGACTGCAGCATGGAACGGTAACAGTTCGTGCAGGCGGTTATTATTTTGAAGTGACTACCTTTCGGACGGAATCGGATTACCGGGATAATCGCAGGCCGGCAGCAGTGCAGTTTGTACAGGACATCAAAGAGGATCTGCAGCGGCGTGATTTCACAATGAATGCGCTGGCGATGGATGTTAACGGAACGTTGGTTGACCCATTCGGGGGGCAAACCGATATCAAGCAGGAGCTTGTACGTTGTGTGGGCCTTGCGGTTGAACGCTTTGGTGAAGATGCGCTGCGTATGCTGCGCTGTGTAAGGTTCGCTTCTGTGTTCAATTTCAGAATTGCATACAATACCTGGAAAGGGTTTGTTCATCAGCGTGAACTGCTTCAGCATATCGCTATGGAACGGGTTCGAACCGAGATGGTGAAAATGATGGCGGGCCCTCACCCACTGAAGGGCTTGGAATTGTTATTTCGCAGTCGTGCCCTGGAGTATGTCAAAGCCCCGGTGGATTCCTCCAGATTCAACAAAGACTTGTTAGCTGGTCTGGAGCATTTGTCCGGGGATCATGTGCTGCTGCGTTGGACATGCCTATTACTGGCAGGTGGTTATAACCGCGAAGAAGCCGACAAGCTGCTGCGGAACTGGACCTTTTCTAATGAACAGCGCAGTCGTATTACAGGTGTGCTTCAGGTGGAACAGCTGGTGACCGCTTTTGTTGAGCAGGATGAGGAGGACAACAAGCTTCGGGAGAGCTGGATTGAAAGTGAGCTTGCTTGTGGTGCTCAGGCCGCTGACGACTGGCTTATGCTGCAGGAGGAGCTTCCAAAACGGTGGCGTGACCTTTCCGAACAGGTAGAAGCACGGCTGGCAAAAGTTCAGGCTTTCGCTGCAGGCTGGAGTCGATCCATACCCGTTCACGAAATAAAGGAGCTTGAAATCACTGGTGAACAGGTACTGCAGCTGGTGGACCGCAAGGGCGGACCTTGGCTTGGACAGCTGATGAAACATCTGCTCAGGGAAACGGCAGTTGGCAATATAACGAATCAGCATGAGGCATTAAGAGCTGAAGTGAGACGGGTGGCTGCAGATGACCAAGCATGA
- the panC gene encoding pantoate--beta-alanine ligase, with protein MKVIRTIAELRQELSLMRKNQAIRSGEAVVGLVPTMGYLHQGHASLMQAARQQSDIVVLSIFVNPIQFGPNEDFDSYPRDEERDVETARTEGVDIVFIPSVQEMYPQPTQTTIAVSGITERLCGASRPGHFNGVTTVVSKLFNIVQPQKAFFGMKDAQQVAVIQQMVHDLNMPIDIVPCPIVREEDGLALSSRNVYLSTELREEALVLSQALRAAQEAVDSGAAVTADDIRRLLREHIGTAAHAVIDYAEIQAFPSLEPLAGDEPLQAYEDLLIALAVKFGKTRLIDNMRIQKMEVLSLV; from the coding sequence ATGAAAGTCATACGCACGATCGCAGAGTTAAGACAGGAACTGAGCTTGATGCGTAAAAATCAAGCCATCCGTTCTGGAGAAGCCGTGGTAGGACTTGTGCCGACCATGGGATATCTTCACCAAGGCCATGCCAGTCTGATGCAGGCGGCCAGACAGCAAAGCGATATCGTAGTATTGAGCATTTTTGTCAATCCGATTCAATTTGGACCGAATGAAGACTTCGACAGTTATCCGCGAGATGAGGAACGGGATGTTGAAACAGCTCGTACAGAAGGTGTGGATATCGTATTTATTCCCTCGGTGCAGGAGATGTATCCGCAGCCGACGCAAACTACGATTGCAGTATCCGGCATTACAGAACGCTTGTGCGGTGCATCCCGTCCGGGACATTTTAACGGAGTAACTACCGTGGTCTCCAAGCTGTTCAACATTGTACAGCCGCAGAAAGCCTTTTTTGGCATGAAGGATGCGCAGCAGGTGGCAGTCATTCAACAAATGGTACATGATTTGAACATGCCGATTGACATTGTGCCTTGTCCCATCGTTCGTGAAGAGGACGGTTTGGCACTCAGCTCACGTAATGTCTATCTGAGTACAGAACTGCGTGAGGAGGCATTAGTGCTGTCTCAGGCACTGCGTGCGGCACAAGAAGCTGTAGATTCCGGGGCAGCTGTTACAGCGGATGACATTCGTCGTTTGCTCCGTGAACACATTGGTACCGCTGCGCATGCTGTCATTGATTATGCGGAGATTCAGGCATTTCCAAGTCTTGAACCTCTTGCGGGTGACGAACCGTTACAGGCATATGAAGATCTGCTGATTGCACTGGCTGTGAAATTCGGGAAAACAAGATTAATAGATAACATGCGTATCCAAAAAATGGAGGTGCTGTCCCTTGTTTAG
- a CDS encoding DUF5590 domain-containing protein yields MKKKKKWIWISLLILVLILFGLQRYYVYVTQDQRKEEALAVQAAQDQLGITSPDELRKYVWGEKNGSDNIYWTMTAKNKDNQNVMVWVKFDNNNQPVQGAAGVHSELIQNGMSETQIRSRFSSEVPGGEIKRIMPGVVNNIYVWQVYYKDGTHNYYRFYRFSNGEQVDLVYTVPNS; encoded by the coding sequence TTGAAGAAGAAAAAGAAGTGGATCTGGATATCGCTGCTCATTCTGGTTCTGATCTTGTTTGGACTTCAAAGGTATTACGTCTATGTAACACAAGATCAGCGTAAAGAAGAGGCATTGGCTGTACAAGCCGCACAAGACCAGTTGGGGATTACATCGCCTGATGAGCTTCGAAAGTACGTCTGGGGCGAGAAGAATGGCTCTGACAACATCTATTGGACGATGACCGCCAAAAATAAAGATAATCAAAACGTAATGGTGTGGGTTAAATTTGATAACAACAACCAGCCAGTCCAGGGCGCTGCGGGAGTACACAGTGAATTGATCCAGAACGGGATGTCCGAAACGCAGATTCGCAGCCGATTTAGTTCCGAGGTGCCGGGTGGTGAGATCAAACGGATCATGCCAGGTGTCGTGAATAATATCTACGTATGGCAAGTGTACTACAAAGATGGTACGCATAATTATTATCGTTTTTATCGGTTTAGCAATGGAGAGCAGGTAGATTTGGTCTATACCGTACCGAACAGCTAG
- a CDS encoding amidohydrolase yields the protein MTTTNRWVIQNGKFAVNEGANWTIVQGYMVIQDDKIVHIGETLPDGDEQLAKVDGKGLLFLPGLINTHGHAAMSLLRGHGDDLALQVWLQEKMWPMEAKMTSEDVYWGASLSVLEMLKGGTTAFLDMYDHMDQVARVVEQSGARAALARGVIGLCSEEEQMRKLEESAAFAREWNGQADGRITTVISPHAPYTCPPDYIEKLVQAAHDLNLPLHTHMSETLREVEQNVTDYGLRPVAHLEKHGFFSRPSLVAHAVHLNDEEIEILARHDVAVSHNPGSNLKLASGVARVPAMLKAGVTVSLGTDGPASNNNLDMFEEMRLAALIHKGVSGDPTAVPAGEALLLGTGFGAKSIFLNDTGALRMGMKADFIALNIEQAHFYPHTDLISHAIYSASAKDVEHVWVDGKQVVKHGECLTMDEERILRESQLAFDQLLAR from the coding sequence ATGACAACAACGAATAGATGGGTAATTCAAAACGGTAAATTTGCCGTAAACGAAGGCGCAAACTGGACAATAGTTCAAGGGTATATGGTCATTCAGGATGACAAGATTGTGCATATTGGTGAGACGCTGCCGGATGGAGACGAGCAACTGGCGAAAGTGGATGGAAAAGGACTTCTCTTCCTGCCGGGTCTGATCAATACGCATGGTCATGCGGCCATGTCACTGCTTCGGGGTCATGGGGACGATCTGGCACTTCAGGTATGGCTCCAGGAAAAAATGTGGCCGATGGAAGCAAAAATGACTTCGGAAGACGTTTACTGGGGCGCATCGCTTTCGGTGCTTGAAATGCTAAAAGGCGGAACAACAGCGTTCCTGGACATGTATGATCATATGGATCAGGTGGCAAGAGTGGTTGAACAGTCCGGGGCAAGAGCTGCACTGGCTCGCGGTGTGATTGGACTTTGTTCCGAAGAAGAGCAGATGCGCAAGCTGGAAGAGTCCGCAGCATTTGCGCGTGAATGGAACGGACAGGCGGATGGACGGATCACAACGGTTATCTCCCCGCACGCACCTTACACATGCCCTCCAGATTACATAGAGAAGCTTGTACAGGCCGCGCATGACCTTAACCTGCCGCTGCACACGCATATGTCAGAGACATTACGTGAAGTAGAGCAGAACGTGACAGATTACGGCCTGCGCCCTGTAGCTCACCTAGAGAAGCATGGCTTTTTCTCACGTCCATCGCTTGTAGCCCATGCGGTTCATCTGAACGATGAAGAAATTGAGATTCTGGCCCGACATGATGTGGCAGTATCGCATAATCCGGGCAGCAATCTAAAGCTTGCTTCCGGAGTAGCCCGTGTGCCTGCTATGTTGAAAGCAGGGGTTACCGTGTCTCTGGGTACAGACGGACCCGCAAGCAACAACAACCTGGATATGTTTGAGGAAATGAGACTTGCCGCACTGATTCATAAAGGTGTATCTGGCGATCCAACTGCGGTTCCTGCGGGTGAAGCACTGCTGCTTGGAACAGGTTTCGGCGCGAAGTCTATTTTCCTGAACGACACGGGTGCGCTGCGAATGGGGATGAAGGCAGATTTTATTGCGCTGAATATTGAACAGGCTCATTTTTATCCGCATACGGATCTGATCTCTCATGCGATCTATTCTGCCTCGGCTAAAGATGTGGAACATGTATGGGTAGACGGAAAACAAGTGGTGAAACATGGCGAGTGTTTGACAATGGATGAGGAGCGCATTTTGCGGGAATCTCAATTGGCCTTTGATCAGCTTCTTGCCCGTTAA
- the panB gene encoding 3-methyl-2-oxobutanoate hydroxymethyltransferase — MARKQALNIVKMKKYKQDGTPLSMITAYDYPTALLAEEAGIDIILVGDSLGNVVLGYNSTLPVTIDDMVYHTRSVVRGAEHTFIVADMPFMTYHGSIDETLKGVRRLMQEGHAHAVKMEGGVEIADTVKAVVQAGVPVLGHIGLTPQSVNQIGGYRIQGKDAADAKRLMDEAKALEAAGAFGIVLELVTEEVAEAISKELSIPTIGIGAGRGCDGQVLVFHDVVQYASPYTPKRFVKTYGDVGSVIRSSIETYVKEVKDRSFPAEEHVFSAADGVLDGLYGQRKEKVETR; from the coding sequence ATGGCTAGGAAACAAGCTTTGAATATCGTGAAAATGAAAAAATACAAACAGGACGGCACTCCGCTCAGCATGATTACGGCTTATGACTATCCAACGGCTCTGCTCGCTGAAGAAGCTGGCATTGACATTATTCTGGTAGGCGACTCTTTGGGTAATGTTGTCCTCGGTTACAATTCAACTCTGCCAGTTACGATTGACGATATGGTGTACCACACTCGTTCGGTTGTGAGAGGTGCGGAACATACGTTTATCGTTGCAGACATGCCTTTTATGACCTATCACGGAAGTATTGATGAGACACTCAAAGGTGTGCGTCGTCTTATGCAGGAAGGTCATGCCCATGCCGTGAAAATGGAGGGTGGCGTTGAAATTGCAGATACAGTCAAAGCGGTTGTTCAGGCGGGTGTACCTGTGCTGGGACATATTGGGCTGACTCCGCAATCCGTGAATCAGATTGGAGGCTACCGAATTCAAGGCAAGGATGCAGCGGATGCAAAACGTCTGATGGATGAAGCCAAAGCACTTGAAGCCGCAGGGGCTTTTGGCATCGTGCTCGAACTCGTGACGGAAGAAGTGGCCGAAGCAATCTCAAAGGAATTGTCGATCCCGACCATTGGCATTGGAGCAGGGCGGGGATGTGACGGTCAAGTACTCGTTTTTCATGATGTGGTTCAATATGCTTCACCATACACGCCTAAACGATTTGTCAAAACTTATGGTGATGTAGGAAGTGTGATTCGCAGCAGTATTGAAACGTATGTAAAAGAGGTGAAGGATCGCTCCTTCCCGGCTGAAGAGCATGTCTTCAGTGCAGCAGATGGTGTGCTGGATGGATTGTACGGACAACGCAAAGAAAAGGTGGAAACGCGCTGA
- a CDS encoding biotin--[acetyl-CoA-carboxylase] ligase has product MTKHEDLLHMLLQADGQFVSGEEISRHLSISRTAVWKHVNKLRDMGYEFEAVSRKGYRLVTKPQTIDAAALQLALKTAVFGRKAVMLPSTLSTQGDVLKLAEEGEGEGAVVFSEEQTGGRGRFGRKWFSPPGKGIWMSVLLRPEVPLHHTPQLTLLTGVAVCRAVRACTGAEAGIKWPNDLLINGRKMCGILLESAVEDHQVRYCIAGIGVDANFGREDYPEDLKQIATSIQIETGQRVDRTELAAAILTELESLYFLYQKEGFGVIASLWEALSVSLNRKIIVTNPHGVVEGKAVGLDPSGALIVETPNGERELIVSGEVTWKS; this is encoded by the coding sequence ATGACCAAGCATGAGGATCTGTTACATATGCTGCTTCAAGCTGACGGACAATTTGTGTCGGGCGAGGAGATCAGCCGGCATCTGTCGATCAGCCGAACCGCGGTGTGGAAGCATGTGAATAAATTGCGAGATATGGGCTACGAATTCGAAGCTGTCTCACGCAAAGGGTACCGTCTAGTCACGAAACCTCAAACGATCGATGCGGCTGCGCTCCAGTTGGCACTCAAAACGGCTGTATTTGGCCGTAAAGCCGTTATGCTCCCCTCAACCTTGTCAACTCAAGGCGATGTCTTGAAGCTGGCTGAAGAGGGAGAGGGTGAAGGAGCGGTAGTCTTTTCCGAAGAACAGACCGGAGGCCGAGGGCGGTTCGGCAGAAAGTGGTTCTCTCCTCCTGGAAAAGGGATCTGGATGAGTGTGCTGCTGCGGCCGGAAGTTCCGCTGCACCATACACCCCAGCTTACACTTTTGACCGGAGTGGCTGTATGCCGGGCCGTTCGCGCCTGTACAGGCGCGGAGGCTGGGATCAAATGGCCGAATGACCTGCTGATTAATGGCCGCAAGATGTGCGGCATACTGCTGGAATCTGCGGTGGAGGATCATCAGGTCCGTTACTGTATTGCAGGCATTGGTGTTGATGCGAATTTTGGCCGCGAGGATTATCCTGAAGACTTGAAGCAGATTGCAACTTCTATCCAGATTGAAACAGGACAGAGGGTTGACCGGACAGAGCTGGCAGCCGCTATCTTGACGGAACTGGAGAGTCTCTATTTTTTATACCAAAAAGAAGGGTTCGGCGTAATCGCCTCATTATGGGAGGCGCTGTCTGTATCGTTGAACCGTAAGATTATAGTCACGAATCCCCACGGCGTAGTGGAAGGAAAGGCTGTTGGGCTGGATCCTTCTGGGGCGCTGATCGTGGAAACACCGAATGGAGAACGGGAACTTATCGTATCCGGTGAAGTGACTTGGAAAAGCTGA